One Streptomyces sp. L2 genomic window carries:
- a CDS encoding cupin domain-containing protein: MSAVTDCTGGAELTDIATMRETADPGSQGLRHHWDQQMAIIVQTAGVKRWQLWAPPVEAPMREYNESWRVWQDSYIPDWEAAGPDLEIDLHTGQSLLLPRGWVHNPHVTDTTEHSVHLTFAIRERTPIWLAEKLIEGAITDPSFRRVILPGDIHGTALTDHLRETRQTLVSYLDEIDLDSLTPALRRAAVTELEYTT, from the coding sequence GTGAGCGCTGTCACGGACTGCACCGGCGGCGCTGAGCTGACGGACATCGCGACGATGCGGGAGACCGCGGACCCCGGCAGTCAGGGCCTGCGTCACCACTGGGACCAGCAGATGGCCATCATCGTGCAGACGGCCGGCGTCAAACGCTGGCAGCTGTGGGCCCCGCCCGTCGAGGCGCCCATGCGCGAGTACAACGAGTCCTGGCGTGTCTGGCAAGACAGCTACATCCCCGACTGGGAAGCAGCCGGCCCCGACCTGGAGATCGACCTTCACACCGGCCAGTCACTGCTTCTTCCGCGCGGCTGGGTCCACAACCCGCATGTCACCGACACCACCGAACACAGCGTGCACCTGACGTTCGCGATCCGCGAGCGAACGCCGATCTGGCTCGCGGAGAAGCTCATCGAAGGAGCCATCACCGATCCCTCGTTCCGCCGCGTCATCCTGCCCGGCGACATCCACGGCACTGCCCTGACCGACCACCTACGGGAAACCCGCCAGACTCTCGTGTCCTACCTCGACGAGATCGATCTCGACAGCCTCACCCCGGCGCTGCGCAGGGCCGCCGTCACAGAGTTGGAGTACACGACCTGA
- a CDS encoding helix-turn-helix transcriptional regulator gives MSADATPDPYADPLKFGQRVQIIRERRGMTQTQLAGLIGISPHTLRKIENGQQKAPGLEMVLRIAEALRVRDLADLTGRPEAHVDLFAGPGHPRLAAVRAAIDSFPLMADVEPPSVRHLEARLHAAWKARHAAENHREAIGKLLPDLIRDAQVLVRHADSSADRRSAQALLSQTYSLSQFFVAYQPDASLLWRVAERGMVAAQESEDPHTIGVAAWLLAQAHRDSGARHFDAADAVNAEAVRFLEPLLPDATEDVLAIAGALQFELGYTAARRRETGAAWRHWDKANTMASRLPSGYYHAVTSFSQAIMGAHAVTVAVELHQGGESVRQAAMADQSVIKSRPRRARHRIEEARGYQLDNQRDTAVASLEKAFEAAPETIRYNGYAKTILLEEIESTQAARRRRAADLAAKIGLLAA, from the coding sequence ATGTCCGCAGATGCTACGCCGGACCCGTACGCCGACCCGTTGAAGTTCGGCCAGAGAGTTCAGATCATCCGCGAGCGTCGCGGTATGACGCAGACACAGCTCGCCGGTCTCATCGGCATTTCACCGCACACCCTTCGGAAGATCGAGAACGGGCAGCAGAAGGCTCCCGGCCTGGAGATGGTCCTGAGGATCGCGGAGGCTCTGAGGGTCCGGGACCTGGCCGACCTCACCGGTCGCCCTGAGGCTCATGTCGACCTGTTCGCCGGACCAGGGCATCCCCGCTTGGCGGCTGTGCGGGCGGCCATCGACAGCTTCCCCCTCATGGCCGACGTCGAGCCTCCGTCCGTGAGACATCTGGAAGCGCGGTTGCATGCGGCCTGGAAGGCGCGGCACGCAGCGGAGAACCACCGGGAGGCAATCGGGAAGCTCCTGCCGGACTTGATCAGGGACGCCCAGGTGCTCGTTCGCCATGCCGACAGTTCTGCCGACCGCCGCAGCGCACAGGCCCTGCTCTCGCAGACCTACAGCCTGAGCCAGTTCTTCGTCGCCTATCAGCCCGACGCTTCCCTGCTCTGGCGGGTCGCCGAGCGAGGGATGGTCGCCGCCCAGGAAAGCGAGGACCCCCACACGATCGGCGTGGCCGCGTGGCTGTTGGCCCAGGCACACCGGGACAGCGGCGCACGCCACTTCGACGCTGCCGACGCCGTCAACGCGGAGGCCGTCCGCTTCCTCGAACCCCTGCTGCCCGACGCCACCGAAGACGTCCTCGCCATCGCCGGGGCCCTGCAATTCGAGCTGGGTTACACCGCCGCCCGCCGCCGGGAAACCGGTGCCGCATGGCGGCACTGGGACAAAGCGAACACCATGGCGTCTCGGCTGCCCAGCGGCTACTACCACGCCGTCACCTCGTTCTCGCAGGCCATCATGGGCGCGCACGCCGTCACCGTGGCGGTCGAGCTGCATCAGGGTGGCGAGTCGGTACGGCAGGCGGCGATGGCGGATCAGAGCGTCATCAAGTCCCGCCCGCGACGGGCGCGGCACCGGATCGAAGAGGCCCGCGGTTACCAGTTGGACAACCAGCGCGACACCGCTGTCGCCTCTCTTGAGAAAGCGTTCGAGGCGGCACCAGAGACGATCCGCTACAACGGCTACGCCAAGACGATCCTGCTTGAGGAGATCGAGTCGACCCAGGCGGCCCGTCGCCGCCGGGCCGCTGACCTGGCAGCGAAGATCGGGCTGCTCGCTGCCTGA
- the radA gene encoding DNA repair protein RadA — MAARTKTTKDRPSYRCTECGWQTAKWLGRCPECQAWGTVEEYGAPAVRTTAPGRVTTSAVPIGQVDGRQATARSTGVAELDRVLGGGLVPGAVVLLAGEPGVGKSTLLLDVAAKAASSEHRTLYVTGEESASQVRLRADRIGALHDDLYLAAETDLAAVLGHLDAVKPSLLIMDSVQTVASPEIDGAPGGMAQVREVAGALIRASKERGMSTLLVGHVTKDGAIAGPRLLEHLVDVVLHFEGDRHARLRLVRGVKNRYGATDEVGCFELHDEGITGLADPSGLFLTRRDEPVPGTCLTVTLEGRRPLVAEVQALTVDSQIPSPRRTTSGLETSRVSMMLAVLEQRGRISALGKRDIYSATVGGVKLSEPAADLAIALALASAASDTPLPKNLVAIGEVGLAGEVRRVTGVQRRLAEAHRLGFTHALVPGDPGKVPPGMKVLEVADMGDALRVLPRSRRPGPV, encoded by the coding sequence ATGGCTGCCCGTACGAAGACCACCAAGGACCGGCCGTCCTACCGCTGCACGGAGTGCGGCTGGCAGACGGCCAAGTGGCTCGGCCGCTGCCCCGAGTGCCAGGCCTGGGGCACGGTCGAGGAGTACGGCGCGCCCGCGGTCCGTACGACGGCACCGGGCCGCGTGACGACGTCCGCGGTGCCCATCGGCCAGGTCGACGGCCGTCAGGCCACCGCCCGCTCCACCGGCGTGGCCGAGCTGGACCGGGTGCTCGGCGGCGGGCTGGTGCCGGGCGCGGTCGTACTGCTCGCCGGCGAGCCGGGCGTCGGCAAGTCCACGCTGCTGCTGGACGTGGCGGCCAAGGCGGCGAGCTCCGAGCACCGCACCCTCTATGTCACCGGTGAGGAGTCGGCGAGCCAGGTGCGGCTGCGCGCCGACCGCATCGGCGCCCTGCACGACGACCTGTATCTGGCCGCCGAGACCGATCTGGCGGCCGTCCTCGGCCACTTGGACGCGGTCAAGCCGTCCCTGCTGATCATGGACTCGGTGCAGACGGTCGCCTCCCCGGAGATCGACGGCGCGCCCGGCGGCATGGCCCAGGTCCGGGAGGTCGCGGGGGCGCTGATCCGGGCGTCCAAGGAGCGCGGCATGTCCACGCTGCTGGTGGGGCACGTCACGAAGGACGGGGCGATCGCCGGCCCCCGCCTGCTGGAGCACCTGGTCGACGTCGTCCTGCACTTCGAGGGCGACCGGCACGCGCGGCTGCGCCTGGTGCGGGGCGTGAAGAACCGGTACGGGGCAACGGACGAGGTGGGCTGCTTCGAGCTGCACGACGAGGGCATCACGGGGCTGGCCGACCCGAGCGGGCTGTTCCTGACCCGGCGTGACGAGCCGGTGCCGGGGACCTGCCTGACGGTCACCCTGGAGGGCCGCCGTCCGCTGGTCGCCGAGGTGCAGGCGCTGACCGTGGACTCCCAGATCCCCTCCCCCCGGCGGACCACGTCCGGGCTGGAGACGTCCCGGGTGTCGATGATGCTGGCCGTGCTGGAGCAGCGCGGCCGGATCAGCGCGCTCGGCAAGCGGGACATCTACTCCGCGACGGTCGGCGGGGTGAAGCTGTCGGAGCCGGCCGCCGACCTGGCGATCGCGCTCGCCCTGGCCTCCGCCGCGAGCGACACCCCGCTGCCGAAGAATCTCGTCGCGATCGGCGAGGTGGGCCTCGCGGGCGAGGTCAGACGGGTCACGGGCGTCCAGCGCAGGCTCGCCGAGGCGCACCGGCTGGGCTTCACGCACGCGCTCGTACCGGGTGATCCGGGCAAGGTGCCGCCCGGGATGAAGGTGCTGGAAGTGGCCGACATGGGGGACGCGCTGCGGGTGCTGCCGCGGTCCCGTCGCCCAGGGCCTGTCTGA
- the disA gene encoding DNA integrity scanning diadenylate cyclase DisA produces the protein MAANDRAAAPGKSGGSAGSDGLMRASLSAVAPGTALRDGLERVLRGNTGGLIVLGSDKTVEAMCTGGFVLDVEFAATRLRELCKLDGGIVLSSDLSKILRAGVQLVPDPTIPTEETGTRHRTADRVSKQVGFPVVSVSQSMRLIALYVDGQRRVLEDSAAILSRANQALATLERYKLRLDEVAGTLSALEIEDLVTVRDVSAVAQRLEMVRRIATEIAEYVVELGTDGRLLALQLEELIAGVEPDRELVVRDYVPEPTAKRSRTVDEALSELDALTHAELLELGTVARALGYTGSPETLDSAVSPRGFRLLAKVPRLPGAIIDRLVEHFGGLQKLLAASVDDLQTVDGVGEARARSVREGLSRLAESSILERYV, from the coding sequence GTGGCAGCCAACGACCGGGCAGCGGCTCCCGGAAAGTCCGGCGGGAGCGCCGGCTCCGATGGCCTGATGCGCGCCTCGCTGAGCGCCGTGGCTCCGGGTACGGCGCTGCGTGACGGCTTGGAGCGGGTGCTGCGCGGCAACACCGGCGGGCTGATCGTCCTCGGCTCGGACAAGACGGTCGAGGCGATGTGCACGGGCGGGTTCGTCCTGGACGTCGAGTTCGCCGCGACCCGCCTGCGGGAGCTGTGCAAGCTGGACGGCGGCATCGTGCTGTCCTCGGACCTGTCGAAGATCCTGCGGGCCGGCGTGCAGCTGGTCCCGGACCCGACGATCCCGACGGAGGAGACCGGCACCCGGCACCGCACGGCGGACCGGGTGAGCAAGCAGGTCGGCTTCCCCGTGGTGTCGGTCTCCCAGTCCATGCGCCTGATCGCCCTGTACGTGGACGGCCAGCGGCGGGTGCTGGAGGACTCGGCGGCGATCCTCTCCCGCGCGAACCAGGCGCTGGCCACGCTGGAGCGGTACAAGCTCCGGCTGGACGAGGTCGCGGGCACGCTGTCGGCGCTGGAGATCGAGGACCTGGTGACGGTGCGGGACGTCTCCGCGGTCGCGCAGCGACTGGAGATGGTGCGGCGCATCGCCACCGAAATCGCTGAATACGTGGTCGAACTGGGCACGGACGGGCGTCTTCTCGCGCTCCAGCTGGAGGAGTTGATCGCGGGGGTCGAACCGGACCGTGAGCTGGTCGTCCGGGACTACGTTCCGGAGCCGACGGCCAAGCGGTCCCGGACGGTGGACGAGGCGTTGTCGGAGCTGGACGCGCTGACCCATGCGGAGCTGCTCGAACTCGGTACGGTGGCGCGGGCGCTGGGCTACACCGGGTCTCCGGAGACGCTGGACTCCGCGGTGTCGCCTCGGGGCTTCCGGTTGCTGGCGAAGGTTCCTCGGCTGCCGGGGGCGATCATCGACCGGCTGGTCGAGCACTTCGGTGGCTTGCAGAAGTTGCTGGCGGCGAGTGTGGACGACTTGCAGACGGTGGACGGGGTGGGCGAGGCGCGGGCCCGCAGCGTGCGGGAAGGGCTGTCCCGGCTGGCCGAGTCTTCCATTCTGGAGCGGTACGTCTGA
- a CDS encoding A/G-specific adenine glycosylase — MTEKLHAPVIAWFDAHARDLPWRRQEAGPWGVMVSEFMLQQTPVNRVQPVYEQWLARWPRPADLAAEAPGEAVRAWGRLGYPRRALRLHGAAVAITERHGGDVPTDHAQLLALPGIGEYTAAAVASFAYGQRHPVLDTNVRRVFARAVTGVQYPPNATTAAERRLARELLPRDETTAARWAAASMELGALVCTAKNEGCQRCPIAAQCAWRLAGKPEHEGPPRRGQTYAGTDRQVRGKLLAVLREAHAPVRQAALDRVWHEPVQRARALDGLVTDGLVEPLPGGLYRLPLT, encoded by the coding sequence ATGACTGAGAAGCTCCACGCTCCCGTGATCGCCTGGTTCGACGCCCACGCCCGCGACCTCCCCTGGCGCCGCCAGGAGGCGGGGCCGTGGGGTGTGATGGTCAGCGAGTTCATGCTCCAGCAGACCCCCGTCAACCGGGTGCAGCCCGTGTACGAGCAGTGGCTGGCCCGCTGGCCGCGCCCCGCCGACCTCGCCGCGGAGGCGCCCGGCGAGGCCGTCCGCGCCTGGGGCCGGCTCGGCTATCCGCGCCGCGCGCTGCGGCTGCACGGGGCGGCGGTCGCCATAACGGAGCGGCACGGCGGCGACGTACCGACGGATCACGCGCAACTGCTGGCGCTGCCCGGGATCGGTGAGTACACGGCCGCGGCGGTGGCCTCGTTCGCGTACGGGCAGCGGCATCCGGTGCTGGACACCAATGTGCGCCGGGTGTTCGCACGGGCGGTGACGGGTGTGCAGTACCCGCCGAACGCGACGACCGCGGCCGAGCGCCGCCTCGCGCGCGAACTGCTGCCCCGGGACGAGACGACGGCCGCGCGCTGGGCGGCCGCGTCGATGGAGCTGGGCGCGCTGGTGTGTACGGCGAAGAACGAGGGCTGTCAGCGCTGCCCGATCGCCGCGCAGTGCGCGTGGCGGCTCGCGGGCAAGCCGGAGCACGAGGGGCCGCCGCGGCGCGGTCAGACGTACGCCGGTACGGACCGGCAGGTGCGCGGCAAGCTGCTGGCGGTGTTGCGGGAGGCGCACGCGCCGGTGCGGCAGGCGGCGCTGGACCGGGTGTGGCACGAGCCGGTGCAGCGCGCGCGGGCGCTCGACGGGCTCGTCACGGACGGTCTGGTGGAGCCGCTGCCGGGCGGTCTGTATCGGCTGCCGCTGACCTGA
- a CDS encoding SigE family RNA polymerase sigma factor: MAQGEVLEFEEYVRTRQDALLRSARRLVPDPVDAQDLLQTALVRTYGRWEGIADKRLADAYLRRVMINTRTEWWRARKLEEVPTEQLPDASVEDSTEQHADRALLMDIMKVLAPKQRSVVVLRHWEQMSTEETAAALGMSAGTVKSTLHRALARLREELEARDLDARALEREERERCAA, encoded by the coding sequence ATGGCGCAGGGCGAGGTGCTTGAGTTCGAGGAGTACGTCCGCACGCGGCAGGACGCGCTGCTGCGCAGTGCGCGCCGGCTGGTGCCGGACCCCGTCGACGCCCAGGACCTGCTGCAGACGGCGCTCGTGCGGACGTACGGCCGCTGGGAGGGCATCGCCGACAAGCGGCTCGCGGACGCCTATCTGCGCCGGGTCATGATCAACACGCGGACCGAGTGGTGGCGGGCGCGCAAGCTGGAGGAAGTGCCCACCGAGCAGCTGCCGGACGCCTCCGTGGAGGACTCCACCGAGCAGCACGCCGACCGGGCCCTGCTGATGGACATCATGAAGGTGCTCGCTCCGAAGCAGCGCAGTGTCGTGGTGCTGCGACACTGGGAGCAGATGTCCACTGAGGAAACGGCCGCGGCCCTCGGCATGTCGGCCGGTACGGTCAAGAGCACGCTGCACCGGGCGCTCGCCCGGCTCCGTGAGGAGCTGGAGGCCCGCGATCTGGACGCACGCGCGCTGGAGCGTGAGGAGCGGGAGCGTTGCGCGGCCTGA
- the cseB gene encoding two-component system response regulator CseB, whose translation MADQTHVLFVEDDDVIREATQLALERDGFAVTAMPDGLSGLEAFRANRPDIALLDVMVPGLDGVSLCRRIRDESTVPVIMLSARADSIDVVLGLEAGADDYVTKPFDGAVLVARIRAVLRRFGHAGGAAQTEESDAAVTGGTLTFGDLEVDTEGMEVRRAGRPVALTPTEMRLLLEFSSAPGTVLSRDKLLERVWDYGWGGDTRVVDVHVQRLRQKIGQDRIETVRGFGYKLKA comes from the coding sequence ATGGCAGACCAGACCCACGTCCTGTTCGTCGAGGACGACGACGTCATCCGCGAGGCCACCCAGCTCGCCCTGGAGCGGGACGGCTTCGCGGTCACCGCCATGCCCGACGGGCTGTCCGGTCTGGAGGCGTTCCGGGCGAACCGCCCCGACATCGCCCTGCTGGACGTGATGGTGCCCGGCCTGGACGGCGTCAGCCTGTGCCGCCGGATCCGGGACGAGTCGACCGTACCGGTGATCATGCTGTCCGCGCGCGCGGACTCCATCGACGTCGTGCTCGGCCTGGAGGCGGGCGCCGACGACTACGTGACCAAACCCTTCGACGGCGCCGTCCTGGTCGCCCGGATCCGCGCGGTGCTGCGCCGCTTCGGGCACGCGGGCGGAGCCGCGCAGACCGAGGAGTCCGACGCGGCGGTCACCGGCGGCACGCTGACCTTCGGCGACCTGGAGGTCGACACCGAGGGCATGGAGGTGCGCCGGGCGGGCCGGCCGGTGGCGCTCACGCCGACCGAGATGCGGCTGCTGCTGGAGTTCTCCTCGGCGCCGGGCACGGTGCTCTCCCGCGACAAGCTGCTGGAACGCGTGTGGGACTACGGCTGGGGCGGGGATACCCGGGTCGTCGACGTGCACGTGCAGCGGCTGCGGCAGAAGATCGGCCAGGACCGGATCGAGACGGTCCGCGGTTTCGGCTACAAGTTGAAGGCCTGA
- the cseC gene encoding two-component system sensor histidine kinase CseC: protein MRGLIRRPVRRMEQAGLRTGLRWKLSAAIALVAGLVAIALSLVVHNAARVSMLDNARDLADQRVQIAQRNYELSGRPNFPAIKIDDPDLPDPLRAKALEGRRASFVSDHRGVPDIWAAVPVKDGHVLSLHSHFPDRSTDVMKDLDQALVIGSIAVVLGGSALGVLIGGQLSRRLRKAAAAANQVAKGETDVRVREAIGGVVRDETDDLARAVDAMADALRQRLDAERRVTADIAHELRTPVTGLLTAAELLPPGRPTELVLDRAQAMRTLVEDVLEVARLDGASERAELQDIVLGEFVTRRVAAKDPAVAVRVVHESEVTTDPRRLERVLFNLLANAARHGRPPIEVTVEGRVIRVRDHGPGFPEELLADGPSRFRTGSADRAGQGHGLGLTIAAGQARVLGARLTFRNVRPAGAPAHIPAEGAVAVLWLPEHAPTSTGSYPLLPEQTV, encoded by the coding sequence ATGCGGGGTCTCATTCGGCGCCCCGTGCGGCGCATGGAGCAGGCGGGTCTGCGCACCGGGCTCCGGTGGAAGCTCAGCGCGGCGATCGCGCTCGTCGCCGGGCTGGTGGCGATAGCGCTCAGCCTGGTGGTGCACAACGCCGCCCGGGTCTCCATGCTGGACAACGCGCGCGACCTCGCCGACCAGCGGGTGCAGATCGCGCAGCGCAACTACGAGCTGTCCGGGCGGCCCAACTTCCCCGCCATCAAGATCGACGACCCGGACCTGCCGGATCCGCTGCGCGCCAAGGCGCTGGAGGGCCGCCGGGCCAGCTTCGTCTCCGACCACCGCGGGGTCCCGGACATCTGGGCGGCCGTACCGGTCAAGGACGGGCACGTGCTGTCCCTGCACAGCCACTTCCCCGACCGCAGCACCGACGTCATGAAGGACCTCGACCAGGCGCTGGTCATCGGCTCCATCGCGGTCGTGCTCGGCGGCAGCGCGCTGGGCGTGCTGATAGGAGGTCAGCTGTCGCGGCGGCTGCGCAAGGCGGCGGCCGCGGCGAACCAGGTCGCCAAGGGCGAGACCGACGTGCGCGTGCGGGAGGCCATCGGCGGGGTCGTACGGGACGAGACCGACGATCTCGCGCGCGCGGTGGACGCCATGGCGGACGCGCTGCGGCAGCGGCTGGACGCCGAGCGGCGGGTCACCGCCGACATCGCGCACGAGCTGCGCACCCCGGTGACCGGTCTGCTGACGGCGGCCGAGCTGCTGCCGCCCGGCCGGCCCACCGAGCTGGTCCTGGACCGCGCCCAGGCGATGCGCACCCTCGTGGAGGACGTGCTGGAGGTCGCCCGGCTCGACGGCGCGTCCGAGCGGGCCGAGCTGCAGGACATCGTGCTCGGCGAGTTCGTCACGCGGCGCGTGGCGGCCAAGGACCCGGCCGTCGCCGTACGGGTGGTGCACGAGTCGGAGGTGACGACCGACCCGCGCCGGCTGGAGCGCGTGCTGTTCAACCTGCTCGCCAACGCCGCCCGGCACGGCAGGCCGCCGATCGAGGTGACCGTCGAGGGCCGGGTCATCCGGGTCCGCGACCACGGCCCCGGCTTCCCCGAGGAACTCCTCGCCGACGGCCCGAGCCGCTTCCGCACGGGCAGCGCGGACCGCGCGGGCCAGGGCCACGGCTTGGGCCTGACCATCGCCGCTGGTCAGGCCCGTGTGCTGGGCGCCCGGCTGACCTTCCGCAACGTACGCCCCGCGGGCGCACCGGCGCACATCCCCGCCGAGGGCGCGGTGGCGGTCCTGTGGCTCCCGGAACACGCCCCCACCAGCACGGGGAGCTATCCGCTCCTGCCGGAACAGACGGTCTGA
- a CDS encoding VOC family protein, with product MIKGLAITTVWVLDQDRAKEFYTEKLGLEVRTDMTMGEGGMRWLTVGAPGQPDVELTLMVPGPPAMDAESAEMMRKLVAKGALGAGVLATDDIHGDYKKLKDRGVEFLQEPQERPYGTEALFRDDSGNWFSFTQRREGDLDLDKTWS from the coding sequence ATGATCAAGGGGCTCGCCATCACCACCGTATGGGTCCTCGACCAGGACCGGGCCAAGGAGTTCTACACCGAGAAGCTCGGCCTGGAGGTCCGGACCGACATGACCATGGGGGAGGGCGGCATGCGCTGGCTCACCGTCGGCGCGCCCGGCCAGCCCGACGTCGAGCTGACCCTCATGGTGCCCGGTCCGCCCGCGATGGACGCGGAGTCCGCCGAGATGATGCGGAAGCTCGTCGCCAAGGGCGCGCTCGGCGCCGGTGTGCTGGCCACCGACGACATCCACGGCGACTACAAGAAGCTCAAGGACCGCGGGGTGGAGTTCCTCCAGGAGCCCCAGGAGCGCCCGTACGGCACCGAGGCCCTCTTCCGCGACGACTCCGGCAACTGGTTCTCCTTCACCCAGCGCCGCGAGGGCGACCTGGACCTGGACAAGACCTGGTCCTGA
- a CDS encoding helix-turn-helix transcriptional regulator yields the protein MGKLRQLRMAKDAMDRDWADPGLDLDAVAAHAGYSRYHFLRAFKEVYGETPGQYLTHRRIERAQEMLRCADLTVTEICALVGFSSLGTFSARFKDRTGMTPSEYRARHVGRGAALIPGCYAMLWAGGFRTPQSSSTATSEKRPGTGRAYGEERESTSPKNTADRGTEP from the coding sequence ATGGGCAAGTTGCGGCAGTTGCGGATGGCGAAGGACGCCATGGACCGGGATTGGGCCGATCCCGGGCTCGACCTGGACGCGGTGGCCGCGCACGCCGGGTACTCGCGCTACCACTTCCTGCGCGCCTTCAAGGAGGTGTACGGCGAGACCCCCGGCCAGTACCTGACCCACCGCCGGATCGAGCGCGCCCAGGAGATGCTGCGCTGCGCCGACCTCACCGTGACCGAGATCTGCGCGCTGGTCGGCTTCAGCAGCCTCGGCACCTTCTCCGCCCGCTTCAAGGACCGCACCGGTATGACCCCGAGCGAGTACCGAGCCCGGCATGTGGGCCGCGGCGCCGCGCTCATACCCGGCTGCTACGCGATGCTCTGGGCCGGCGGCTTCCGGACCCCGCAGAGTTCCAGCACCGCAACATCCGAGAAGCGCCCCGGCACCGGCCGTGCCTACGGTGAGGAACGGGAATCCACGTCACCGAAGAACACCGCCGACAGGGGTACAGAACCATGA
- a CDS encoding MDR family MFS transporter — MADTQTAPAEAATPERPEKQPKSVRVVLLALMIAMMLAMLDNMIVGTAMPTIVGELGGLEHLSWVVTGYTLATAASTPIWGKVGDMYGRKGAFLTSIVIFLIGSALSGMAQDMGQLIGFRAIQGLGAGGLMVGVMAIIGDLIPPRERGKYTGMMAGVMALAMIGGPLVGGTITDNWGWRWSFYINLPLGVVALALVTAVLHLPRKRAKARIDYLGVALLTVGITSIVLVTTWGGTQYAWTSARIMELIGIGVATLVGFVFWQTRAAEPVVPLHMFRSRNFTLMSVIGFITGFVMFGATLYLPLYQQSVQGASATNSGLLLLPMLGAMLVTSMIAGRVTTNSGRYKVFPIVGGALMIAGLYLLSLMDTGTTRLTSGIYMAVLGLGMGCLMQITMLVAQNSVELKDMGVASSSTTLLRTLGSSFGVAIMGALFNNRVQHVMAERGGEMGKHMTEKSAALDAKSLAKLPPLLRDAYQHAVSAGTHSAFVLGAAVAVPVLIAAFFVKEVPLRSGPQKPSNDGADGADGAEAVAPAPVIDAV, encoded by the coding sequence ATGGCGGACACACAGACGGCACCGGCCGAGGCGGCCACGCCGGAGCGGCCGGAGAAGCAGCCGAAGAGCGTGCGGGTGGTCCTGCTCGCACTCATGATCGCGATGATGCTCGCGATGCTGGACAACATGATCGTGGGTACGGCGATGCCGACGATCGTCGGTGAGCTGGGCGGCCTGGAACACCTGTCCTGGGTGGTCACCGGGTACACCCTGGCCACCGCGGCCTCCACCCCGATCTGGGGCAAGGTCGGCGACATGTACGGCCGCAAGGGCGCGTTCCTCACCTCGATCGTGATCTTCCTGATCGGATCGGCGCTGAGCGGCATGGCCCAGGACATGGGTCAGCTGATCGGCTTCCGCGCGATCCAGGGTCTGGGCGCGGGCGGCCTGATGGTCGGCGTCATGGCCATCATCGGCGACCTGATACCCCCGCGGGAGCGCGGCAAGTACACCGGCATGATGGCCGGCGTCATGGCGCTCGCGATGATCGGCGGCCCGCTCGTCGGCGGCACCATCACCGACAACTGGGGCTGGCGCTGGTCCTTCTACATCAACCTGCCGCTGGGCGTCGTCGCCCTGGCGCTGGTCACCGCCGTGCTGCACCTGCCCAGGAAGCGCGCCAAGGCCCGCATCGACTACCTGGGCGTCGCCCTGCTGACCGTCGGCATCACCTCGATCGTGCTGGTCACCACCTGGGGCGGCACGCAGTACGCCTGGACGTCCGCCCGCATCATGGAGCTGATCGGCATCGGCGTCGCCACGCTGGTCGGGTTCGTGTTCTGGCAGACCAGGGCCGCCGAGCCGGTGGTCCCGCTGCACATGTTCCGCAGCCGCAACTTCACCCTGATGTCGGTCATCGGCTTCATCACCGGCTTCGTGATGTTCGGCGCGACCCTCTACCTGCCGCTCTACCAGCAGTCCGTGCAGGGCGCCTCCGCGACCAACTCCGGCCTGCTGCTCCTGCCGATGCTCGGCGCGATGCTTGTGACGTCGATGATCGCCGGCCGGGTCACCACCAACAGCGGCCGCTACAAGGTCTTCCCGATCGTCGGCGGTGCCCTGATGATCGCCGGCCTGTACCTGCTCTCGCTCATGGACACCGGCACCACCCGGCTGACCTCGGGCATCTACATGGCCGTCCTGGGCCTCGGCATGGGCTGCCTGATGCAGATCACCATGCTGGTGGCGCAGAACAGCGTGGAGCTGAAGGACATGGGTGTGGCGTCCTCCTCCACCACCCTGCTCCGTACGCTCGGCTCCTCCTTCGGCGTCGCCATCATGGGCGCCCTCTTCAACAACCGCGTGCAGCACGTCATGGCCGAGCGCGGCGGTGAGATGGGCAAGCACATGACGGAGAAGTCCGCCGCGCTGGACGCCAAGAGCCTGGCCAAGCTGCCGCCGCTGCTGCGGGACGCCTACCAGCACGCGGTCTCCGCCGGCACGCACTCGGCGTTCGTGCTCGGCGCCGCGGTCGCGGTGCCGGTCCTGATCGCCGCGTTCTTCGTCAAGGAGGTGCCGCTGCGCAGCGGCCCGCAGAAGCCTTCGAATGACGGTGCCGACGGCGCCGACGGCGCGGAAGCGGTGGCCCCGGCGCCCGTCATCGACGCGGTCTGA